In Flavobacteriales bacterium, one genomic interval encodes:
- a CDS encoding GHKL domain-containing protein: protein MRRTLLLLLIGFLFAVLAWTVHEPDAAEQAIGESHRIQKLMDQGAVALDHSAGSELTNLVRTGADEWMRDRTAPLAQERERNGTIYFGLYKDSLICWTGAPPMEPRLFRGEMGRHLKLFNGLYIHASAREGDLELHALRPVWSTPPMENRYMQSGFHPSLNAPNGLFAMLLGTEGPEVKDAAGKTMFRVAWRDGALEMGNWVWIRLLLASMAIAFSISALWHWSMQRVISGYRWSGIFLFGGILVAVRLLYLYWAPDSPLNRLVFFDPALYAASARFPSLGDLFINASLLALIAAFVRTALRRSASSIIRPAHVVIGFSISLIHAAWVTHLFIGLVNDSSVDLDLYHVQELSSISALALLSIALLFGSWVLLTSAILEQIIPNAPVRTVAIAGSLILGLSTLVHHVIGVYDTLLFLWPVPLFFVLLWGIGRTPGFGKVLLGVALVAGISAHVLTKYTRNREHRERQVLAERLAVREDPVVELMFRELAPRLREADDLYGMLSGLSPCGSVELDQRVRQRFFNGYWERYDVRLFAFGPDGQALCATDPDPPKSFGSSQSAFTLPTVAVDMPDLFMQEQPGQTAFYHARVAVMPNDSAAPAQLVIELHPRSATQGLGFPDLLLGGDDPLMRRADRYAVARYENSELVDRSGATPYSLHWDRKLDEDGLLWYADDGYEQLAIGDPNGTLLVLGLLEPDLTDQATTFSYLFALFSILVALVFLLDTMIRSNGIPPMGIGAKVRVALGFFALVGLVYFGVGTQRLLTRQYIQRFEAMIMEKARSVHAELQQKFVGETVLNGDHAAYLDHLLSRASNVFFTDITLYDVHGSLLATSRPQIFAAGLLGKKMDPDAYRNVVLNNASSFVQEEAIGNAKFLSAYMPLRDRNGLVLAYIALPSFADQAQQEVERNGVLVAVVNLFVLLFALSVLVAVFISNWTTRPLDLLKRSLSAVALGGTNRPIRYRGQDEVGQLVEVYNRKVDELRESAEKLARSERETAWREMAQQVAHEIKNPLTPMKLSIQHFQRTWAPDAPDAEAKLDRFSTGMVQQIEVLSGIANAFGDFARMPRAKPEDLDLGEVAEMALSVFNGTPNVHFELERNTADPLLIHADREQLLRVFNNLLKNAMQAVPDERVAHISVTLRREKTLAVAEVKDNGVGIEEADRERIFQPNFTTKSSGMGLGLAMVLRIVEAAGGTVTFTTNVGVGTTFVLKLPLR, encoded by the coding sequence ATGCGGCGCACTCTTCTATTACTTCTTATCGGCTTTCTTTTCGCTGTGCTCGCTTGGACCGTTCATGAGCCGGATGCAGCCGAGCAGGCTATTGGAGAGTCGCACCGCATTCAAAAGTTAATGGACCAAGGCGCAGTTGCGCTCGATCACTCCGCGGGATCAGAATTAACCAATCTTGTTCGGACAGGGGCTGATGAGTGGATGCGGGACCGCACCGCCCCTTTGGCCCAGGAACGCGAGCGTAATGGCACCATATACTTCGGTCTGTACAAAGACAGTTTGATCTGTTGGACAGGTGCGCCACCCATGGAACCGCGTTTGTTCCGAGGAGAAATGGGTAGACACCTAAAACTTTTCAATGGACTTTACATCCATGCTTCAGCACGTGAAGGTGACCTGGAGTTGCATGCGCTCCGCCCCGTATGGTCCACACCACCGATGGAGAACCGCTATATGCAGAGCGGTTTTCACCCTTCATTGAACGCACCGAATGGTCTGTTCGCGATGTTGTTAGGAACAGAAGGTCCTGAGGTGAAGGACGCGGCAGGTAAGACCATGTTCCGCGTCGCCTGGCGCGATGGGGCGCTTGAAATGGGCAATTGGGTCTGGATACGCCTATTGCTTGCCTCAATGGCCATTGCCTTTAGCATTTCCGCGTTGTGGCATTGGTCAATGCAACGTGTCATCTCCGGATACCGCTGGTCAGGCATCTTTTTATTCGGGGGAATATTAGTTGCCGTGCGACTGCTGTATCTCTATTGGGCACCGGATTCACCATTGAACCGATTGGTGTTTTTCGATCCTGCGCTATATGCCGCCTCAGCTCGTTTCCCTTCACTTGGAGACCTCTTCATTAATGCTTCACTCTTGGCCTTGATCGCTGCTTTTGTAAGGACAGCACTAAGGCGAAGCGCCAGTTCCATTATTCGACCTGCACATGTCGTAATTGGTTTTTCCATAAGTCTGATACATGCTGCATGGGTCACTCATTTGTTCATTGGCTTAGTGAATGACAGCAGTGTGGACCTTGACCTTTACCACGTGCAAGAACTCAGTTCGATCAGTGCATTGGCATTACTGAGCATAGCGCTACTCTTCGGTTCATGGGTGTTGCTCACTTCAGCCATTCTTGAACAAATTATTCCCAACGCACCGGTCAGAACCGTTGCCATTGCAGGCTCCCTTATACTCGGCTTGAGCACACTGGTCCATCATGTTATAGGGGTTTATGATACACTCCTGTTCCTTTGGCCCGTTCCCTTATTCTTCGTTCTATTGTGGGGCATTGGCCGTACACCTGGTTTTGGGAAGGTCTTGCTTGGAGTTGCTCTGGTGGCGGGAATTAGCGCTCACGTTCTTACGAAATATACGCGCAACCGCGAGCATCGCGAAAGGCAGGTGCTTGCCGAACGACTTGCAGTGCGTGAAGACCCTGTTGTTGAATTGATGTTCCGGGAATTGGCGCCCAGGTTGCGAGAAGCGGATGACCTGTACGGTATGCTCAGCGGGCTATCGCCATGCGGTTCAGTGGAATTGGACCAACGTGTTCGTCAGCGCTTCTTCAATGGATATTGGGAACGATACGATGTTCGCTTGTTCGCATTTGGGCCAGATGGCCAGGCGCTTTGTGCGACCGATCCGGATCCTCCGAAAAGCTTCGGAAGCTCACAAAGTGCCTTCACGCTTCCAACGGTTGCCGTGGACATGCCCGACCTCTTCATGCAGGAGCAGCCGGGGCAAACAGCTTTTTATCATGCACGTGTAGCCGTAATGCCGAACGACAGTGCCGCTCCTGCACAGTTAGTCATCGAACTACACCCACGTTCTGCAACACAAGGATTGGGGTTTCCGGACCTGCTGTTAGGTGGAGACGACCCATTAATGCGACGCGCGGATCGATACGCGGTAGCGCGCTATGAAAATAGCGAACTCGTGGACCGCTCAGGTGCAACACCTTATTCGTTGCATTGGGACCGCAAACTTGACGAAGATGGACTACTCTGGTATGCGGATGACGGATATGAACAACTAGCGATCGGCGATCCCAACGGAACATTGTTGGTCCTGGGCCTGCTGGAACCGGACCTCACAGATCAAGCCACCACGTTCAGTTACCTCTTCGCCCTTTTCAGCATCCTCGTGGCACTGGTATTCCTGTTGGATACCATGATCCGTTCCAACGGTATTCCGCCAATGGGCATTGGAGCAAAAGTGAGGGTAGCATTGGGCTTTTTCGCATTGGTGGGTCTCGTGTACTTCGGAGTGGGTACGCAGCGATTGCTCACGCGGCAATACATACAACGCTTTGAGGCCATGATCATGGAAAAAGCACGTTCGGTGCATGCAGAGCTGCAGCAGAAATTCGTTGGAGAAACCGTTCTGAACGGCGATCACGCCGCCTATTTGGATCACCTTCTCAGCAGAGCAAGTAACGTGTTCTTTACGGATATTACGCTGTACGATGTGCATGGTTCACTGCTCGCCACATCTCGCCCACAGATCTTTGCAGCAGGTCTTCTTGGCAAGAAGATGGACCCTGACGCATATCGGAACGTGGTGCTGAACAATGCCAGTTCATTCGTCCAGGAAGAAGCGATCGGCAACGCTAAATTCCTTTCGGCGTACATGCCACTCCGCGATCGTAACGGATTGGTACTTGCCTATATCGCACTTCCGTCCTTTGCTGATCAAGCGCAACAGGAAGTGGAGCGTAACGGCGTTTTGGTCGCAGTGGTAAATCTTTTCGTGTTGCTCTTTGCGTTAAGTGTTCTTGTAGCTGTATTCATCAGTAATTGGACAACACGCCCACTTGATCTTTTAAAGCGATCGCTAAGTGCAGTAGCGCTTGGTGGTACCAACCGACCCATTCGCTATCGCGGACAGGATGAAGTGGGGCAACTCGTTGAAGTATACAACCGCAAGGTGGACGAACTGCGTGAGAGTGCCGAAAAATTAGCGCGAAGTGAGCGAGAGACCGCATGGCGCGAAATGGCCCAGCAGGTTGCACACGAGATCAAGAATCCGCTTACGCCCATGAAGCTGAGCATACAACACTTCCAACGCACATGGGCGCCCGATGCACCGGATGCCGAAGCGAAGTTGGATCGCTTCAGTACGGGGATGGTACAACAGATCGAAGTGCTTAGTGGCATTGCCAATGCATTCGGTGATTTCGCACGGATGCCACGTGCCAAGCCAGAGGACCTCGACCTCGGTGAGGTGGCCGAGATGGCGCTTTCCGTATTCAATGGTACGCCGAACGTTCACTTCGAATTAGAGCGGAACACCGCTGACCCATTGCTCATCCATGCGGATCGTGAGCAACTCCTTCGTGTCTTCAACAACCTATTGAAGAATGCCATGCAAGCCGTTCCGGATGAACGCGTTGCCCACATCTCGGTAACACTCCGCCGCGAAAAAACCCTTGCTGTCGCCGAGGTAAAAGACAACGGGGTCGGTATTGAAGAAGCCGACCGCGAACGCATCTTCCAACCAAACTTCACCACCAAGAGCAGCGGTATGGGCCTAGGTCTCGCCATGGTGTTGCGCATTGTTGAAGCTGCTGGCGGCACTGTTACATTCACTACGAACGTAGGCGTGGGAACAACATTCGTTCTGAAGCTGCCGTTGAGGTAG
- a CDS encoding enoyl-CoA hydratase/isomerase family protein, with the protein MSNLLIDNKDHVRVITINRPDQLNALNRATIAELDSALNDAEADKSVRVVIITGTGAKAFVAGADIKEFADFSTADGKALSADGHNKLFDHAERLNKPVIAAVNGFALGGGLELAMSCHFRIASETARMGLPEVTLGVIPGYGGTQRLPRLVGKGKAMEMIFTGGMINAADALQWGLVNQVVPSDQLLSTCMELASRISRNSPTALAAAIRAVNAGYEHGANGMDREIEEFGKCFGTPDFVEGTTAFMEKRKAEFKGR; encoded by the coding sequence ATGTCCAACCTTCTTATCGATAACAAAGACCACGTTCGCGTGATCACCATCAACCGGCCTGATCAGTTGAATGCCCTTAACCGCGCAACCATTGCGGAATTGGATAGCGCATTGAACGACGCCGAAGCCGACAAGAGCGTTCGCGTGGTGATCATAACTGGTACCGGTGCCAAAGCGTTTGTTGCTGGTGCCGACATAAAAGAGTTCGCCGATTTCAGCACGGCCGATGGCAAAGCACTGAGCGCAGATGGCCATAATAAACTCTTCGATCATGCAGAACGATTGAACAAACCAGTGATCGCGGCGGTGAACGGTTTTGCACTTGGCGGCGGACTGGAATTGGCTATGAGCTGCCATTTCCGGATAGCAAGTGAGACCGCACGCATGGGATTGCCCGAAGTAACATTGGGTGTTATTCCGGGTTACGGCGGCACACAACGTTTACCGCGTTTGGTCGGCAAAGGCAAGGCCATGGAAATGATCTTCACCGGTGGCATGATCAACGCTGCCGATGCACTGCAATGGGGACTAGTGAACCAAGTGGTGCCTTCGGATCAATTATTGAGCACGTGTATGGAACTAGCGAGTAGGATCTCGCGCAACAGTCCTACCGCTTTAGCTGCGGCCATACGCGCGGTGAATGCCGGTTACGAGCACGGCGCAAACGGCATGGATCGTGAGATCGAGGAATTCGGTAAGTGCTTCGGTACGCCCGATTTTGTGGAGGGGACCACAGCTTTCATGGAAAAACGGAAGGCTGAGTTCAAGGGTAGGTAG
- a CDS encoding polysaccharide biosynthesis protein gives MSALRNLAGQTAIYGASSIGARFLNYLLVPLYTSKGVFEPAEYGVITSLYAWTAFLNVVLTFGMETTFFRFTSNENTPLAKGSSGSVFTTASYALLFSSLVFMLLGASLSESIASGIGFPSHSTEVLLLVIIIGIDALTAVPMARLRQQGRAWRFASINIISVVVNVVLNLFIFLYCMKKYNAGNSNALIDAVYDPSFGVGYVFLINLISTGVKLVMLLPQWPAFKQFSKPLLRSMLLFGGPLMIAGLAGMVNETADRIILKYLLPEGIADTQIGIYGACYKLAVLITLFIQAFRMGAEPFFFSHAKEKNSRETFARIMNIFVAVCMTAFLVVMLFIDLFKWFIPNPEFHEGLRVVPILMLANVFLGIYYNQSVWYKLTDRTKTGGTIAIIGAAITIAFNFALIPVLGYMGSAWATLACYAGMAMISYVWGQKHYPIPYDVSRVLLYMAGAVMMWWGIEQLQIHGLVGYGIRAAGLASFIFAIWRVEGSALRKTLS, from the coding sequence TTGAGCGCTCTTAGAAATCTTGCAGGCCAAACGGCCATCTATGGTGCCAGTAGTATTGGCGCGCGGTTCCTTAATTATTTGCTGGTGCCACTCTACACGAGTAAGGGTGTTTTCGAACCAGCCGAGTATGGCGTGATCACATCGCTCTACGCTTGGACCGCTTTTTTGAACGTCGTCCTAACGTTCGGAATGGAGACAACGTTCTTCCGCTTTACATCAAATGAGAACACGCCCCTCGCAAAAGGGTCAAGCGGATCGGTCTTCACAACGGCTTCCTATGCACTGCTTTTCTCCTCACTGGTCTTCATGCTTCTGGGTGCTTCGTTGTCCGAGTCCATTGCGAGCGGCATCGGCTTTCCTTCGCATTCCACAGAGGTGCTGCTGCTTGTTATCATCATCGGCATAGATGCACTTACAGCAGTCCCTATGGCGCGCTTGCGACAACAAGGGCGTGCTTGGCGTTTTGCTTCGATCAATATCATCAGTGTTGTGGTGAACGTGGTGCTGAATTTGTTCATCTTTCTCTATTGCATGAAGAAGTACAACGCGGGCAACTCAAATGCGTTGATCGATGCTGTGTATGATCCGTCCTTCGGCGTGGGTTATGTTTTCTTGATCAACCTGATCAGTACAGGTGTGAAACTGGTAATGCTCCTCCCACAATGGCCTGCGTTCAAACAATTCAGTAAGCCACTATTGCGAAGCATGTTGTTATTCGGTGGACCATTGATGATCGCCGGACTTGCTGGCATGGTCAACGAGACTGCTGATCGCATCATTTTGAAGTATTTATTGCCAGAGGGTATTGCCGACACGCAGATCGGGATATACGGTGCGTGCTACAAACTCGCTGTACTTATCACGCTCTTCATCCAAGCGTTCCGCATGGGTGCAGAACCGTTCTTTTTTAGCCATGCGAAAGAGAAGAACAGTCGGGAAACATTCGCGCGGATCATGAATATTTTCGTGGCCGTTTGCATGACCGCATTCTTAGTGGTGATGTTATTCATCGACCTGTTCAAATGGTTCATTCCTAATCCGGAATTCCACGAAGGGTTGCGTGTGGTGCCGATCCTTATGCTTGCCAACGTGTTCCTCGGCATCTATTACAACCAAAGCGTGTGGTACAAACTCACCGACCGTACCAAGACCGGCGGCACCATCGCCATCATTGGTGCCGCGATCACCATTGCATTCAACTTCGCATTGATCCCCGTGCTGGGATACATGGGTAGCGCATGGGCAACACTCGCATGTTACGCAGGCATGGCCATGATCAGCTACGTATGGGGGCAAAAGCACTACCCTATTCCGTATGATGTTAGCCGTGTGTTGCTCTACATGGCAGGTGCGGTGATGATGTGGTGGGGCATTGAACAATTGCAGATACACGGGCTTGTGGGCTATGGCATTCGTGCGGCTGGTCTTGCCAGCTTCATATTCGCAATTTGGCGTGTTGAAGGCTCCGCGCTGCGGAAGACGCTTTCGTAG
- a CDS encoding T9SS type A sorting domain-containing protein — MKHIYIFILATLFSTGAIAQVCSGGPGANYIPITENATISTFGNYWVCEGLTVEFTTTAFVQVEDGCTITVSGGVPGSNFTVKSNGLVILNSPNHIVSFDSTNTTVIDNTGNNYPYPCGEMAWSYANAPAGGCAAPTSVTEEAVQLQLNIFPNPANDQLGLRSVDRIILVRIIDLSGREVLRSPLVGGLIDVSTVPPGAYLAMVRNANGERAERVVIYR, encoded by the coding sequence ATGAAACACATTTACATTTTCATACTTGCCACGTTATTCTCCACCGGAGCTATTGCTCAGGTCTGCTCAGGAGGGCCCGGTGCAAATTACATACCCATAACGGAGAATGCGACCATTTCTACTTTCGGAAATTATTGGGTGTGCGAAGGACTTACGGTGGAATTTACGACAACCGCTTTTGTTCAGGTTGAAGATGGGTGTACGATCACGGTAAGTGGTGGTGTACCTGGCAGTAATTTCACTGTCAAGTCGAACGGTTTGGTCATTTTGAATTCTCCGAACCACATCGTTTCTTTCGATAGTACCAATACCACGGTTATTGACAACACCGGGAACAACTACCCATATCCATGTGGAGAAATGGCTTGGAGTTATGCCAATGCACCTGCTGGTGGATGTGCAGCACCCACATCGGTTACGGAGGAAGCTGTTCAGTTGCAATTGAACATTTTTCCGAACCCCGCCAACGATCAACTTGGTCTGCGTTCCGTTGATCGTATCATCCTGGTCAGAATTATTGACCTCAGCGGTCGCGAGGTATTGCGTAGTCCACTAGTAGGAGGCTTGATCGATGTCTCCACTGTTCCTCCCGGCGCTTATCTTGCCATGGTAAGAAACGCCAATGGTGAACGAGCCGAACGTGTGGTGATCTATCGGTGA
- the dut gene encoding dUTP diphosphatase: protein MSNINIINRSHHPLPAYATEHSAGMDLHANLDKPVILEPGQRALIPTGLYLELPEGTEAQIRPRSGLAFKHGVTVLNSPGTIDADYRGEVGVLLVNQGQEIFEVKDGERVAQMVIAQYVRATFKEVPDLRASERGAGGFGHTGVK, encoded by the coding sequence ATGTCCAACATCAACATCATAAACCGAAGCCATCACCCGCTACCTGCCTACGCCACGGAGCACAGCGCAGGCATGGACCTTCATGCAAACTTGGACAAGCCTGTGATCCTTGAACCGGGCCAGCGCGCGCTGATCCCCACGGGGCTGTATCTGGAATTGCCAGAAGGAACCGAAGCGCAGATACGACCGCGCAGTGGTTTGGCCTTCAAGCACGGCGTAACAGTACTTAACTCTCCGGGCACCATTGATGCCGATTATCGTGGGGAAGTTGGTGTTTTGCTCGTCAACCAAGGGCAGGAGATCTTCGAAGTGAAGGACGGTGAACGTGTGGCCCAAATGGTAATTGCGCAGTATGTGCGTGCTACTTTCAAGGAAGTTCCGGACCTTCGCGCCTCGGAACGTGGCGCAGGAGGCTTTGGTCATACCGGCGTTAAGTGA
- a CDS encoding NTP transferase domain-containing protein: MKIIVPMAGMGKRMRPHTHTTAKPLLPIAGKPIVQRLVEDLAAVAGESVEEVAFVTHPRFGKKVEEELIAIAKGIGAKGTIHYQTEALGTAHAILCAQSALNGPVIVAFADTLFKAELKLDKDCDGVIWVNQVEDPKPFGVVKLDDKGIITEFVEKPQTFVSDLAIIGIYYFADGDNLKKEMQFLIDNDIKDKGEYQLTNAMENMKQKGARFKAGSVDVWMDCGNKNAMVDTNTKVLGFLSSDLGSKPGDLVSKSLKTVNSVVIPPCFIGENVTITDAVVGPNVSIESGATITGSVVRNSILRGSTRVQNCVIDNSMIGERSIVSGTALDLSISDDSTFG, encoded by the coding sequence ATGAAGATCATCGTACCCATGGCGGGTATGGGCAAGCGGATGCGTCCGCACACCCACACGACCGCTAAGCCCCTGTTGCCGATAGCAGGAAAGCCAATTGTTCAACGCTTAGTTGAGGACCTCGCTGCTGTTGCGGGTGAGTCCGTGGAAGAGGTCGCTTTCGTGACCCACCCACGCTTCGGTAAAAAAGTGGAAGAGGAATTGATAGCGATCGCGAAAGGCATTGGCGCCAAGGGAACCATCCATTACCAAACGGAAGCCTTGGGTACGGCGCATGCCATTCTCTGCGCACAGAGCGCATTGAACGGACCTGTCATCGTTGCTTTTGCTGATACGCTATTCAAAGCAGAACTGAAACTTGACAAGGATTGCGATGGGGTCATCTGGGTGAACCAAGTAGAAGACCCTAAGCCGTTCGGCGTAGTGAAGCTGGACGATAAAGGCATCATTACCGAGTTCGTGGAAAAGCCACAGACCTTCGTAAGCGATCTGGCCATTATCGGCATATACTACTTCGCGGATGGCGACAACTTGAAAAAGGAAATGCAGTTCTTGATCGATAACGACATCAAGGACAAAGGCGAATACCAGTTGACCAACGCTATGGAGAACATGAAGCAGAAAGGTGCTCGCTTCAAGGCCGGAAGCGTTGATGTGTGGATGGATTGCGGCAACAAGAACGCCATGGTGGATACCAACACCAAAGTCCTTGGTTTTCTCTCGAGTGACCTCGGCTCTAAGCCCGGTGATCTGGTAAGCAAAAGCTTGAAGACCGTGAACAGCGTGGTCATCCCGCCGTGCTTCATCGGAGAGAATGTTACGATCACCGATGCCGTGGTAGGACCTAATGTTTCCATTGAAAGTGGCGCCACGATCACCGGCAGTGTAGTGCGCAATTCGATCCTAAGGGGTAGTACGCGTGTACAGAACTGCGTAATAGATAACAGCATGATCGGAGAACGCTCGATCGTGAGCGGAACAGCATTGGACCTGAGCATAAGTGACGACAGTACGTTCGGATGA
- a CDS encoding tetratricopeptide repeat protein, translating into MLILTFAACGSSKPVSDKHPTFDPETEANGPQPNDKRAEVMRLFMEATQARLSGQLPKAVQRYQQCLKLDPNNSASMFELAKLAHQAQTFPAAIDYAKRAVAADKENIWYRFLLADLYRQNQQSADAAEVYKGVVAKWPDRFEVYFDLSNTLAQGGKVDEAIEVYDDLEKRMGLTEELIMQEFGMLMGTSKLVEAEALVKRAIASDPDAPQYQGLLAEVYAQQGDNEKAQEQYKKALQLDPSNSMIRIALAEHYYGTGKMDEAYNELGEAFLDPDLDVDAKMQVLIGFFEMTNKEGETPGDRPDLIKRSYDLIEALEKAHPESGKPHTIHGDFLLRDGKFPEARDQFRKALEHEKDRYPIHMQLMQLDLQLADYEGLRSDAEEAISLFPTVPENYLYHGIALSQLKRHDEATETLIAGRDLIVDNPPLEAQFWSSLGDAYNEGKEYTKSDQAYDKALIIEPDNAGTLNNYAYYLSVRNEQLEKAARMSKRSLEVQPEQATYMDTYGWVLFRQGKYAEARTWLEKTLAAAPPDGVVVEHYGDILFELGEVDQALKQWKKAKTLGGATEAIDRKIEQGIRVE; encoded by the coding sequence GTGTTGATCCTCACGTTTGCTGCCTGCGGATCTTCAAAACCAGTATCCGACAAACATCCAACATTCGACCCGGAAACAGAGGCCAACGGACCGCAGCCGAACGATAAGCGTGCGGAAGTGATGCGTCTGTTCATGGAGGCAACACAAGCTCGCTTAAGCGGCCAGCTCCCGAAGGCCGTTCAGCGTTACCAACAATGTTTGAAGTTGGACCCGAACAATTCGGCTTCCATGTTCGAATTGGCGAAACTCGCTCACCAGGCCCAGACTTTCCCAGCTGCCATTGATTACGCCAAACGTGCGGTTGCTGCCGATAAGGAAAACATCTGGTATCGCTTCCTATTAGCTGACCTCTATCGCCAGAACCAACAAAGTGCCGATGCTGCGGAGGTCTATAAAGGCGTAGTAGCAAAGTGGCCCGACCGTTTTGAGGTCTATTTCGACCTGTCCAACACGCTTGCCCAAGGAGGCAAAGTCGATGAGGCGATTGAAGTTTATGATGATCTTGAAAAGCGCATGGGACTCACGGAGGAGTTGATCATGCAGGAGTTCGGGATGCTAATGGGCACCAGTAAATTGGTCGAGGCCGAAGCTTTGGTAAAACGGGCCATTGCATCAGACCCGGATGCCCCTCAGTACCAAGGACTGCTAGCAGAGGTTTATGCCCAACAAGGCGATAATGAAAAAGCGCAGGAGCAATACAAGAAGGCATTGCAATTGGACCCCAGCAACAGTATGATCCGCATTGCTTTGGCCGAGCACTACTATGGCACGGGCAAGATGGACGAGGCTTACAACGAATTGGGCGAAGCGTTCCTTGATCCCGACCTCGACGTCGATGCCAAAATGCAAGTGCTCATAGGCTTCTTTGAAATGACCAACAAAGAAGGCGAAACACCGGGAGACCGGCCGGACCTTATCAAGCGTTCATATGACCTGATCGAAGCCCTGGAAAAAGCACATCCGGAAAGCGGGAAACCCCATACGATCCATGGTGACTTCTTGCTGCGCGATGGTAAATTTCCTGAAGCCCGAGATCAATTCCGTAAGGCGTTGGAGCATGAGAAAGACCGCTACCCGATCCACATGCAGCTCATGCAGCTCGACCTTCAACTTGCCGACTATGAAGGGCTTCGCAGTGATGCGGAAGAAGCGATCAGTCTGTTCCCTACGGTACCGGAGAATTATTTGTACCACGGCATAGCGCTTTCCCAATTGAAAAGGCATGATGAAGCAACGGAGACCTTGATCGCCGGACGTGACCTTATTGTGGATAATCCCCCGCTAGAAGCACAGTTCTGGAGCAGCTTGGGTGATGCCTATAATGAGGGCAAAGAGTACACAAAGAGCGATCAGGCCTACGATAAAGCACTCATCATTGAGCCGGACAATGCTGGTACGCTGAACAATTACGCGTACTACCTCAGCGTGCGGAATGAGCAGTTGGAAAAAGCTGCTCGTATGAGCAAACGATCCTTGGAAGTACAACCCGAACAAGCCACATACATGGACACTTACGGGTGGGTACTCTTTCGCCAAGGCAAATACGCGGAGGCCCGCACATGGTTGGAAAAAACATTGGCAGCTGCGCCACCGGATGGTGTTGTTGTGGAACACTACGGAGATATTCTCTTCGAATTAGGAGAGGTCGATCAAGCCTTGAAGCAATGGAAAAAAGCCAAGACGCTGGGTGGTGCTACTGAGGCAATTGACCGAAAGATCGAACAAGGCATTCGCGTTGAATGA
- a CDS encoding DUF4292 domain-containing protein — protein sequence MKRAAKAVVLLALLTSSACKSGKPLPLIGRDIPARSPERIIERIVNNSERMKVPYYSAKATIDLRLPTGNRNFKALIRSVTDSAAWISVIPALGIEAARLVITEDSVKLLNRIDDQYFLGDTTATLEKFKIQPDLDLLQDALLGLPIGLEPNEKYRSDRENGQYVLTSKEKRRFVRAAEDISPSDTLARDRDMGERRLERTLRKAEEVEAVVFRYWLEPDSMLVTRVQIADLVRDQVAEIDYLERGGSDQYHMPTKVSITLTEPGRQATAVLELSRIVLEGPLQMNFSIPEKFVPMP from the coding sequence ATGAAGAGAGCAGCAAAAGCAGTTGTACTGCTCGCACTCCTCACCTCAAGCGCATGCAAGAGCGGCAAACCGCTACCCCTTATCGGCAGAGACATCCCAGCACGATCTCCAGAACGGATCATTGAACGGATCGTGAACAATTCCGAGCGGATGAAGGTGCCTTATTATTCTGCAAAGGCCACAATTGATCTCCGTTTACCGACCGGAAATAGAAATTTCAAAGCACTGATCCGATCTGTTACCGACAGCGCGGCATGGATCAGCGTAATTCCTGCACTGGGTATTGAAGCCGCTCGATTGGTGATCACCGAGGATAGCGTTAAGCTTTTGAATCGCATCGATGATCAGTATTTCTTAGGGGATACCACCGCCACATTGGAGAAATTCAAGATCCAACCCGACCTTGATCTACTTCAGGACGCCCTTCTGGGGTTGCCGATTGGGTTGGAACCGAACGAAAAGTACCGCAGTGATCGCGAGAACGGCCAATATGTTCTGACCAGCAAAGAAAAACGCCGCTTCGTACGTGCTGCAGAAGACATTAGCCCCAGCGACACTTTGGCCCGTGACCGCGATATGGGTGAACGGAGGTTGGAACGAACATTGCGTAAAGCGGAAGAGGTGGAAGCCGTCGTATTCCGTTACTGGCTGGAACCCGATAGCATGTTGGTCACGCGTGTGCAAATAGCAGACCTGGTCCGTGACCAAGTTGCGGAGATCGACTATCTGGAGCGTGGCGGGAGCGACCAATATCATATGCCGACAAAGGTCAGCATCACGTTGACCGAGCCTGGAAGACAAGCCACGGCTGTGCTTGAGTTGTCACGGATCGTGTTGGAAGGACCACTCCAAATGAACTTCTCGATCCCCGAGAAATTCGTTCCGATGCCGTGA